In the Malus domestica chromosome 16, GDT2T_hap1 genome, one interval contains:
- the LOC139192748 gene encoding MLP-like protein 328 gives MVLHGKIGTEIEIKAPADKLYNMFKSAHLIPNISNTHIKGVDVHEGDWETHGSIKIWKYELVVLRSSYTHSYNSFKGVYKFTQKDESTCIANLWIEYEKLNENVEAPDRYVGLMVKLVQDLDAHFLGA, from the exons ATGGTTCTGCATGGTAAAATTGGGACTGAAATAGAAATTAAGGCACCAGCTGACAAGTTGTACAACATGTTCAAGAGCGCCCACCTCATCCCAAACATTTCTAATACCCATATCAAGGGAGTTGATGTGCATGAAGGAGACTGGGAAACACACGGCTCTATTAAGATTTGGAAATATGAACTAG TTGTGCTCAGATCATCATACACTCATAGTTATAACAGCTTCAAGGGTGTCTATAAATTCACTCAAAAAGATGAAAGCACCTGCATTGCCAACCTGTGGATCGAATACGAGAAACTGAATGAGAATGTTGAAGCTCCAGATAGATATGTCGGTTTGATGGTTAAACTCGTCCAGGATCTTGACGCTCACTTTCTGGgagcataa
- the LOC103402581 gene encoding uncharacterized protein, with amino-acid sequence MAAQSPFGWSWNSSIRATTAIKCSSSTNSSTFSSFHTNPRKRPRLTASSYPPPPPSSSPSSSSKPNAKQGLRKPVKLDGPNWNPNPTTSVKNSSGNRSQDERRVTTLSFKSLFSKRSLWRRIFFASKKVRSIILLNVITVVYASNFSIVKEVEAIMDPAAFTVVRFAVSAIPFIPFVFQARGDAQTCKAGIELGFWVSLGYLMQALGLQTSDAGRASFLSMFTVVIVPLLDGMLGAIVPARTWFGAFVSIIGVAMLESSGSPPSVGDLLNFLSAVFFGVHMLRTEHISRNTKSENFLALLGYEVCVVTVMSAIWYCVGVGSGGLQDFNPSLWTWGMFWEWMVVFPWIPALYSGIFSTGLCLWVEMAAMRDVSATETAIIYSLEPVWGAAFAWFLLGERWGATGWVGAALVLGGSLTVQIFGSASPSKSYKDENNSKKLDYPVVSDKQNRLSASPVTVSSRKDRSAK; translated from the exons ATGGCTGCCCAATCACCATTCGGGTGGTCGTGGAACTCATCGATTCGCGCCACCACCGCCATCAAATGCTCTTCTTCTACTAACTCCTCAACTTTCTCTTCCTTTCACACAAATCCCCGGAAACGACCTCGTTTAACCGCTTCTTcttatcctcctcctcctccttcttcttctcctagTAGTAGCTCTAAACCTAATGCCAAACAGGGACTTAGAAAGCCAGTGAAATTGGATGGTCCGAATTGGAATCCGAACCCAACCACATCGGTTAAAAATTCTAGTGGAAATCGATCGCAAGACGAAAGGAGAGTAACGACCTTGAGCTTCAAGTCCTTGTTCAGCAAACGATCTCTGTGGCGAAGGATCTTTTTCGCTTCCAAGAAAGTTAGGAGCATCATCTTGCTCAACGTCATCACCGTCGTTTATG CCAGTAATTTCTCGATTGTAAAAGAGGTGGAAGCCATCATGGACCCGGCAGCCTTCACTGTTGTGCGGTTTGCTGTGTCAGCCATTCCGTTCATCCCATTTGTGTTCCAAGCTCGAGGTGATGCTCAGACATGTAAAGCAGGGATTGAGTTGGGTTTCTGGGTCAGTCTAGGGTATCTCATGCAGGCACTGGGATTGCAAACTTCAGATGCTGGTCGTGCATCGTTTCTGTCCATGTTCACT GTAGTTATAGTTCCCTTGCTTGATGGTATGTTAGGAGCAATAGTTCCTGCTCGTACCTGGTTTGGAGCTTTTGTGTCTATCATAGGGGTTGCAATGCTGGAATCCAGTGGATCGCCCCCCAGT GTTGGAGACTTGTTGAACTTCTTAAGTGCTGTGTTTTTTGGTGTCCATATGCTAAGAACTGAGCACATTTCGAGAAACACGAAAAGTGAAAATTTCTTAGCTCTGCTCGGTTATGAG GTATGTGTTGTTACTGTCATGTCAGCTATATGGTACTGCGTTGGAGTAGGGTCGGGTGGCCTCCAAGATTTTAACCCATCGTTATGGACGTGGGGGATGTTCTGGGAATGGATGGTTGTGTTCCCATGGATACCTGCACTGTATTCGGGCATATTTTCGACTGGTCTATGCTTATGGGTAGAG ATGGCCGCAATGCGTGATGTATCAGCAACAGAAACAGCAATAATTTATAGTTTGGAGCCGGTCTGGGGTGCTGCTTTTGCATGGTTTCTCCTTGGGGAAAGGTGGGGTGCTACTGGTTGGGTTGGCGCTGCTCTGGTGCTAG GTGGAAGCCTAACAGTGCAGATATTTGGATCAGCATCTCCTTCAAAGTCTTACAAAGATGAAAACAATAGTAAGAAACTTGATTACCCGGTGGTTTCAGATAAACAAAATCGCCTTTCTGCCTCTCCGGTTACAGTTAGTTCCAGAAAAGATAGATCTGCTAAATAA